The genomic window GCACACCAAAACCCCCAGCCAAAAAAGGGTGTCCTTAGCCTTTCCGGTCAAGTTCGTCCCTCCTCGCCCTCGGCGACGGCAGTGCGGTTCACCTTTTGTTTGCGTTCGATTATATCAGGAAAAAAGACAAAAAAAGAGGAGGGGCCGAAGCCCCTCCCGATGGTGCATTGAGTGCGTTGGGAACTAGAAGGACACCTGCGTGCGGAAACGAATCACATCGTCGTCGTCGGCATTGTCCCAGTCGACCTTGACGTAGTTCAGGCCGAACTTGACGTTGGGGTTGTAGGTGTACTGAACGCCCAAGCCGTACTCCTTGAAGTCCTCAAGCGCAAGATCGAAGTCGTAGTTGTAGTAGAAGAGGTGGGTGGCCCACTTGTCGTTCCAGACCTGGCCCGCACCGACGCGCCAGTACTTCAGGTCATCCATAAGGATGTTGCCCAAATCGACCTGCGAGAAAACAACTTCTTCCGTCCCCGTGGGAACGACGAAGCCCCTATCGATCTGGCCGTACTCCAGCCACAGGCTGGTGAACTTCAGCAGATCCTGCTTCACGTCGACAACGGCCTTCCAAGCGTTGGTGCTGTCCAGATCGGCATCGACCCAATTTCCGCCGACCAGAACGTCCACGTTGGCCTGCTGGTGGTAGAAAAGTCCCTTCAGGGCGATGTTGTCGTTGAAGTTGAAGCGAAGCCCCGCAAAGGCCGTCCACATGTTGTCAAAGCTCAAACCCACCGCAGGATCCTCGGCGTTGTCTCCAAGGAAGGCCTGAACGCCAAGGTCGAAGCCCAGCTGCTCCGTGAACTGGAGCTTGCCCATCAGGAAGAGCTCCCAAGCACCCCAAGCGCCGATGGCATCAACAGTACCGTCCCTGTTCAAGTCCATATCGAAGAGGTTCGGATGAGCCACATAGGCGTAAACGCCACCCATGCCGAAAGACTTCTCCCAGCCCAGACCATCCGTCCTGCGGTCGGTCAGATAGGAGTCCAGCCCGTAGAAACCGCCCGTGGCGCTGAAGTCCGTCGCGCCGCCAAGGTAGTACTCGTCCTCCAGATCCCACACGAAGCGGCCCGCGGTCAGCTTGGAATCCCAGAAGAAGGGGATCTCGGCATAGAAGCGCGTCCACCCGGCATCCAGACCGTCCAGACGCCCAACGAACTTCATGCTCTCGTCCTCGCCGAACCAACGCTCGAAGATCAAACGGGAACGCGTGACCCTGGAGCTGCCGTCGGAAACAGGAGCGTCGTTGTCCTCATTCCTGATGTCCAGACGAAGCGAACCGCTCAGCTTCCAGCCGCCAAGGCGATCCTCGATGACGGAAACCCTCTTGTCGAGGTTGTCCACCTTCACGCCCAGGGCATCCAGCTCGTCCTTGAACTCCAGGACCAGCTTCTTCAGCATCTCGACGTCCTGCTTGCTGGCCTTCGTCATGTCGACGACCGCAAGGGCGCGGGCCAGAGCGGAGGCCATCTCGTAGCGGGTGGTGGGCTGCTTGCCCTTGTAGGTGCCGTCGGGATAGCCGGAAAGAACGCCGTGAGCGGCCAGCTGACCGATCGCGTCATAGGCCCAGTGGTTCATGGGAACGTCCATGAACGGGTTCGTGGCCGCGAAAACGGGAGCGGCAAAAGCGAAAAGAACCGCAACTGCAACAAGTGCTGCAAACTTTTTCATTACTGTGTTACCCCCTTATTGGTTTGTCAATATGCGTCGAAAACTCGACCTCGATACTGCGCTTCCGAATCCTTCGTTCGTCCTGGAAGGCCTTCAGGGGGGCACACGAAAAAGTGACCTTGTTTCCTTTTTCCGTCCCCCATCGGGACTGCATACTCCCTCGGGATCTTCCGCGCCTTCCTCAAATCCGCCTCGTCCTTGATGGCAACAGGGGGTATCCGCACCTCGCTTTCCTGCCTCGGGAATCCCCGGCGAACCTTGGAACCCTACTTAGGCGATATTGCGCAATACGCGCAATCATCGTGACAAATGTTACAGGATGAGCCGGAAAAACAAAATAGGTCTTAGGACTCATTACTTATAGGTCTAGTCATGTTTCATCGCATCGTCATCGCACGGCGGCCCTTTCGGTCCAGCACGGGCGGTCTGGTTGCGGGCATGATTGCAGGGCATTCGGCCGGAGCCCCCAGGTACGGGGCGACAGCATCACACCGAACGCTCAGCTCCCTCCAGCCTGGACTGGTACAAGAACAAACAGATGGGGCGCGGGGGGTACGCGTTTCAGCCGAAGAGTTCGGCATGACTGCCAAGGCGATAGAGGGTCAAGGTTTCCTCGTCCCGCTCGTAGACAAGCAGCCAGTCCGGAGCGACGTGACACTCCAGGCAGCCCGCCCACTCCCCGACCAAGGAGTGCTCTCTATGAGAATCCGGCAGGGGGTCGTCCCGGGACAGAAGGTCGATAACGGACTGAAGGAGCTCCATATCGCAGGCCCCGGAACGGGAAGAACGCTTGTAGTCCTTCCTGAAGGCCCTCGTCGTCAGGATGGATCGGGTCACTCCCCATCCTCCCCGTCAAGCGCGGCGAACATCGAGGCCGCGTTGTCGAAACGACGCACCCCAAGCCCGGCACGGCCATCCCGAATGGCCGTGGCCGTCTCCTCGTTGGGGACGTTCAGCTCGACCGGGAGTGCTCCGGTCTCGGCAACCGTCGAGAAGAACGCACGGATGACCGCACTGGCCGACACGCCGCGGCGGGCAAATACGGCGTCCGCCTTGTGTTTGACGTCCGAATCGATACGTG from Fretibacterium sp. OH1220_COT-178 includes these protein-coding regions:
- a CDS encoding S-layer homology domain-containing protein, whose amino-acid sequence is MKKFAALVAVAVLFAFAAPVFAATNPFMDVPMNHWAYDAIGQLAAHGVLSGYPDGTYKGKQPTTRYEMASALARALAVVDMTKASKQDVEMLKKLVLEFKDELDALGVKVDNLDKRVSVIEDRLGGWKLSGSLRLDIRNEDNDAPVSDGSSRVTRSRLIFERWFGEDESMKFVGRLDGLDAGWTRFYAEIPFFWDSKLTAGRFVWDLEDEYYLGGATDFSATGGFYGLDSYLTDRRTDGLGWEKSFGMGGVYAYVAHPNLFDMDLNRDGTVDAIGAWGAWELFLMGKLQFTEQLGFDLGVQAFLGDNAEDPAVGLSFDNMWTAFAGLRFNFNDNIALKGLFYHQQANVDVLVGGNWVDADLDSTNAWKAVVDVKQDLLKFTSLWLEYGQIDRGFVVPTGTEEVVFSQVDLGNILMDDLKYWRVGAGQVWNDKWATHLFYYNYDFDLALEDFKEYGLGVQYTYNPNVKFGLNYVKVDWDNADDDDVIRFRTQVSF
- a CDS encoding type II toxin-antitoxin system YafQ family toxin; its protein translation is MTRSILTTRAFRKDYKRSSRSGACDMELLQSVIDLLSRDDPLPDSHREHSLVGEWAGCLECHVAPDWLLVYERDEETLTLYRLGSHAELFG
- a CDS encoding type II toxin-antitoxin system RelB/DinJ family antitoxin, with the protein product MKTDSVIRARIDSDVKHKADAVFARRGVSASAVIRAFFSTVAETGALPVELNVPNEETATAIRDGRAGLGVRRFDNAASMFAALDGEDGE